One Methanosphaera cuniculi DNA window includes the following coding sequences:
- a CDS encoding DUF530 domain-containing protein, translating to MSEFLVTQSEKFLKQIQKKPVIAESIEDFEGFFENYSYLKSNLKKLQITRNKMEIRGFTSPYSALKRYGKGNSSNNGDIIPDDVYDQSRHAQYFHTKASNKKNILDQVKSAIASHKIAIGHLEEYAQITCKKCGQKYKKNTIEDILKYDEDELEVINHECSNCGSSEFELSHNPNGIYRLELIKYLPLGGEYLLKRSQLTNYSLEAYRKIIKIMRQEKRGRVKSVTVIAKIKDEKTGKWQSKKVNIDYADESNYELELRKRYGPNVRIELLQFHHKKPSLINDKYVQNALAIAYLQYSENIVNKEINNIIPRSISNMQRIHTYNQLTEEARKDAGRLAREAEERIELEEELQYVKLKKVNLMNKDHVLDRNLQEDLKKQAEIKKHYYIETPNILILWDIFKYYLSTSETRRNNYAGPFPNLRATLDSNQLKVFDNVFAKDVVDLLKDNDENIDVINNMKETMQYKRELENKSKNLHLKAPQQVYGAIALNNKTNMSLNHAAELLYVDPEEAAKEKASLQKIEKPSTNKAKKFLEIINK from the coding sequence ATGAGCGAATTCTTAGTGACACAGAGTGAAAAATTTCTTAAACAAATACAAAAAAAACCAGTAATTGCAGAAAGTATCGAAGACTTTGAAGGTTTCTTTGAAAACTACAGCTATCTAAAATCAAATCTAAAAAAACTACAAATAACACGTAACAAAATGGAAATACGAGGATTCACATCCCCATACAGTGCCCTTAAACGTTACGGAAAAGGAAATAGTTCAAATAATGGAGATATAATTCCAGATGATGTATATGACCAGTCACGTCATGCACAATATTTCCACACAAAAGCATCAAATAAGAAAAACATTCTAGATCAGGTAAAATCTGCTATTGCATCACATAAAATAGCAATAGGTCACTTAGAAGAATATGCTCAAATCACATGTAAAAAATGTGGACAAAAATATAAGAAAAATACAATTGAAGATATCTTAAAATATGATGAAGATGAACTAGAAGTAATTAACCATGAATGTAGCAATTGTGGATCATCCGAATTTGAGCTATCACACAACCCTAATGGAATATACCGACTTGAACTTATAAAGTATCTTCCATTAGGTGGTGAATATCTTCTTAAACGTTCCCAACTTACCAACTACAGCCTTGAAGCTTACCGTAAAATCATAAAAATTATGCGTCAAGAAAAAAGAGGACGTGTAAAAAGTGTAACAGTAATTGCAAAAATTAAGGATGAAAAAACAGGTAAATGGCAATCTAAGAAGGTAAATATTGACTATGCAGATGAATCCAACTATGAACTAGAACTACGTAAAAGATATGGTCCAAATGTCCGTATTGAACTTCTACAATTCCATCATAAAAAGCCATCATTAATCAATGATAAATACGTACAAAACGCACTTGCAATAGCATACTTGCAATATTCAGAAAATATTGTAAATAAAGAAATTAACAATATAATACCACGTAGTATTTCAAATATGCAACGTATCCATACATACAACCAACTTACTGAGGAAGCTCGTAAAGATGCAGGTCGTCTTGCACGTGAGGCTGAAGAACGTATAGAACTTGAAGAAGAACTTCAGTATGTTAAACTTAAAAAAGTAAATCTTATGAATAAAGATCATGTACTTGATCGTAACTTACAAGAAGATCTTAAAAAACAAGCCGAAATAAAAAAACATTACTACATTGAAACACCAAATATCCTAATATTATGGGATATCTTCAAGTATTATCTTAGTACATCAGAAACACGTCGAAACAACTATGCAGGACCATTCCCAAACCTTCGTGCAACACTAGATTCAAACCAGCTTAAGGTATTTGATAATGTATTTGCAAAAGATGTTGTTGATCTTCTAAAAGATAATGATGAAAACATTGATGTAATAAATAATATGAAAGAAACAATGCAGTATAAACGAGAACTTGAAAATAAGAGTAAAAACTTACATCTTAAAGCACCACAACAAGTATATGGAGCAATAGCTCTTAATAATAAGACAAACATGTCACTTAACCATGCAGCAGAACTACTCTATGTAGATCCTGAAGAAGCTGCAAAAGAAAAGGCTTCTTTACAGAAAATTGAAAAGCCATCAACAAATAAGGCTAAAAAGTTCTTAGAAATAATTAACAAATAA
- the metG gene encoding methionine--tRNA ligase codes for MSKLFISCALPYANGACHLGHLRSTYIPADIYARYNRMNDVDTIMVCSTDEHGTPIAVRAEQEGRDPKEIADYYHKLIGDDLKAADISLDSFQRTTNPKHYEIAQEFFTHLYADEYIYEKIIDQLYCDSCKRSLPDRYVEGICPYCGSEARGDQCEGCGRHLDPVELEEPRCLICGSTPHIQASKQYYFKLEEFQEPLNEWINGNNHLQPYVKNFAREWIKDGLKDWVMTRDMKWGIPVPIEGEEDKVLYVWAEAFEGYLSSAAIWADEHDKDWHEYWDDKAVHFIGKDIIYHHTIFWPSMLMGHQMKLPYSVIGGGYLSLEGQKMSTSRGWVVWVKDFLENFDSDMLRYYLTINAPLNKDTDFSWEDFQRRINNELTDNLGNFIHRTFTFTKKFFDNKIPEITTMSDEDKAFEEEIKSLPKRVSDAIENFEFRDGLLEIMNTTKNANKYFNDKKPWKMVKEDIQSAQACLYLSNQLVHTLSIVLRPYLPETVAKIRKVLNMPEDYTPGFMKYDERTPDVLWDEATNFLPSGYEIGKAKPLFKKIEDEVIEKQLEKLAKLEEEVTQEDEKGDEKMSELITIDEFGNVELVVGQIKEAERIDGSKNLLKVQVDLGDEIRQVVAGLAQKYDPEELVDRKVIVVANLEPAKLFGVESNGMLLATDSMELLTTEGKVGEHIK; via the coding sequence ATGAGTAAATTATTCATATCATGTGCTCTACCTTATGCTAATGGTGCATGTCACCTTGGACATCTGCGTTCAACATACATACCGGCTGATATCTATGCAAGATATAATCGTATGAATGATGTTGACACCATAATGGTATGTTCAACAGATGAACATGGAACACCAATAGCAGTACGTGCAGAACAAGAAGGTAGAGATCCAAAAGAAATAGCAGACTACTACCATAAACTAATAGGTGATGACTTAAAAGCTGCTGACATATCACTTGATAGTTTTCAAAGAACAACCAACCCAAAACACTATGAAATAGCACAAGAATTCTTCACACACTTATATGCTGATGAATACATCTATGAAAAAATAATAGATCAGCTATACTGTGATAGTTGTAAACGAAGTCTTCCTGATAGATATGTTGAAGGAATATGTCCATACTGTGGATCTGAAGCTCGTGGAGATCAATGTGAAGGATGTGGAAGACACCTTGATCCAGTAGAACTTGAAGAACCACGTTGTCTAATATGTGGCTCAACACCACATATACAAGCATCAAAACAATACTACTTTAAACTTGAAGAATTCCAAGAACCATTAAATGAATGGATAAATGGAAACAACCACTTACAACCATACGTTAAAAACTTTGCACGTGAATGGATAAAAGATGGACTAAAAGACTGGGTAATGACTCGTGATATGAAATGGGGAATACCAGTACCAATAGAAGGAGAAGAAGACAAAGTACTATATGTTTGGGCTGAAGCATTTGAAGGATATCTATCATCAGCTGCAATATGGGCAGATGAACATGATAAAGACTGGCATGAATACTGGGATGATAAAGCAGTACATTTCATTGGAAAAGATATAATCTACCATCATACAATATTCTGGCCAAGTATGCTAATGGGACACCAAATGAAACTACCATACTCAGTAATAGGTGGAGGATACCTATCTCTTGAAGGTCAAAAAATGTCCACAAGTCGTGGATGGGTTGTATGGGTAAAAGACTTCCTAGAAAACTTTGATAGTGACATGCTAAGATATTATCTTACAATTAATGCACCATTAAATAAAGATACAGACTTCTCATGGGAAGACTTCCAAAGAAGAATAAACAATGAACTAACAGATAACCTTGGAAACTTCATACACAGAACATTTACATTTACAAAGAAATTCTTTGATAATAAAATACCAGAAATCACAACTATGTCAGATGAAGATAAAGCATTTGAAGAAGAAATCAAGTCACTACCAAAACGAGTATCAGATGCAATAGAAAACTTTGAATTCCGTGATGGTTTACTTGAAATTATGAACACAACTAAAAATGCAAATAAATACTTCAATGATAAAAAACCATGGAAAATGGTAAAAGAAGACATACAATCAGCACAAGCATGTCTATATCTATCCAATCAACTAGTACACACACTAAGTATTGTACTAAGACCATACTTACCTGAAACTGTAGCAAAAATCAGAAAAGTACTAAATATGCCAGAAGACTACACACCAGGATTTATGAAGTATGATGAAAGAACACCAGATGTACTATGGGATGAAGCAACAAACTTCCTACCATCAGGATATGAAATAGGAAAAGCAAAACCATTATTTAAGAAAATTGAAGATGAAGTTATAGAAAAACAACTAGAAAAACTAGCAAAACTAGAAGAAGAAGTAACACAAGAAGATGAAAAAGGAGATGAAAAAATGAGTGAACTTATAACAATAGATGAATTTGGAAATGTAGAATTAGTAGTAGGACAAATTAAAGAAGCAGAACGTATAGATGGATCAAAAAATCTATTAAAAGTACAAGTAGATCTAGGAGATGAAATACGTCAAGTAGTAGCAGGACTAGCACAAAAATATGATCCAGAAGAATTAGTAGATCGTAAAGTAATAGTAGTTGCAAACCTTGAACCTGCAAAACTCTTTGGTGTAGAATCAAATGGAATGTTACTTGCAACAGATAGTATGGAACTTCTAACAACAGAAGGAAAAGTAGGTGAACATATAAAATGA
- a CDS encoding MnmC family methyltransferase, giving the protein MVDDQQDSRLEILDRIRTTVQEIFELESDGHKDARDLYSDEMAGFFIKTEDGSYTLLSEQRENQSETLHSIHGARTEAFEKFVIPSKLKELADEGAEVIKVLDICSGIGYNASAVLDYLKDSNVRIEIDMVESSIETLAATLFVPNICESHSYIKKVIENYLIEHEYLQFNKVLSSLPQNITINIHVCDAREYLKNAPEKEYDAVFLDPFSPSKSPELYSIDFFKKLKEFLTPTALILTYTAASPVRSAIVGAGLYIGEGPQVKRSGGTIASRFPDNIDTPLSFSDEKVISLSDVGVPFMDSDLSDDFYTIIDRRQNIRDRIRGVTVFPSSNKLPRYLGLDPEKIEDKKLRNKLNNYVKEMGFSAINDPRILKILQVDQNLPSRSQIIMLEENLHNVLDEMKNENSNNDE; this is encoded by the coding sequence ATGGTCGATGATCAACAGGATTCAAGGTTGGAAATTTTGGATCGTATAAGAACTACAGTACAGGAAATCTTTGAATTAGAATCAGATGGACATAAAGATGCACGTGATTTATATTCTGATGAAATGGCTGGATTTTTCATAAAAACAGAGGATGGATCATACACACTACTATCAGAACAAAGAGAAAACCAATCAGAAACACTACATAGTATACATGGTGCAAGAACAGAAGCATTTGAAAAGTTTGTAATACCATCAAAATTAAAAGAACTAGCAGATGAAGGTGCAGAAGTAATAAAAGTACTAGATATTTGTAGTGGAATAGGATATAATGCATCAGCAGTACTTGACTATCTGAAAGATAGTAATGTAAGAATTGAAATTGACATGGTTGAATCATCAATAGAAACACTAGCAGCAACACTATTTGTACCTAACATATGTGAATCACACAGTTATATTAAAAAAGTAATAGAAAACTACCTAATAGAACATGAATATCTACAATTTAACAAAGTACTAAGTAGTCTTCCACAAAATATAACAATTAATATCCATGTATGTGATGCCCGAGAATATCTTAAAAATGCACCAGAAAAAGAATATGATGCAGTATTTCTTGACCCATTTAGTCCATCAAAATCACCAGAGTTATACTCAATTGACTTTTTTAAAAAACTTAAAGAATTCCTAACACCAACAGCACTAATACTAACATACACAGCAGCAAGTCCAGTACGTAGTGCAATAGTAGGGGCAGGATTATATATTGGTGAAGGTCCACAAGTTAAAAGAAGTGGGGGAACAATAGCATCAAGATTCCCAGATAATATAGATACACCACTATCATTTTCAGATGAAAAAGTAATATCACTAAGTGATGTAGGAGTACCATTCATGGATTCAGACTTATCTGATGACTTCTATACAATAATTGACAGACGACAAAATATCCGTGATCGTATACGTGGTGTAACAGTTTTTCCATCATCAAATAAACTACCAAGATACCTGGGCTTAGATCCTGAAAAAATAGAAGATAAAAAGCTACGTAATAAACTTAATAATTATGTGAAAGAAATGGGTTTTTCTGCTATTAATGATCCTAGAATTCTTAAAATATTACAAGTTGATCAAAATCTTCCAAGTCGAAGTCAAATTATAATGCTTGAGGAGAATCTTCACAACGTACTTGATGAAATGAAAAATGAAAATAGTAACAATGATGAATAA
- a CDS encoding MraY family glycosyltransferase translates to MMQISQLLLTSGLCGLIAFIMTFTVMPPLIRRLKQANIVGHDIHKFTKPEVAEMGGIGILFGFAIAIMVGVYLYPAWQSQLTISLIVILLTGIIGMVDDLIMLTSKEKLLLLWIAGLPIMWVTPPNVGILYMISIPIAVSIASNLTNMLAGLNGIETGLGVIALTSLTLSCIIMNKYDVAIISFSMLGALVAFLFYNRYPANVFPGDVGTLIIGASIAIIAFIGRVKIIAFIVLIPNIIDGILKLKSAGVMERQNHKPTIVKEDGILIAPSGGFNSLIRSVLKKPMREKQVVHIIWLIGLLFGLLGIIIAYLSKGMLI, encoded by the coding sequence ATCATGCAAATATCACAACTTCTCCTAACCTCTGGATTATGTGGACTAATAGCATTTATCATGACATTTACAGTGATGCCACCACTAATACGAAGACTTAAACAGGCAAACATAGTAGGACATGATATACATAAATTCACAAAGCCTGAAGTTGCAGAAATGGGTGGTATAGGAATACTATTTGGTTTTGCAATAGCAATAATGGTGGGAGTATATCTATACCCTGCATGGCAGAGTCAACTTACAATATCTCTTATTGTAATACTACTAACTGGTATTATTGGAATGGTTGATGATCTAATAATGCTTACATCAAAAGAGAAATTATTACTTCTCTGGATTGCAGGTCTTCCTATTATGTGGGTTACACCACCAAATGTTGGAATTCTTTACATGATAAGTATTCCTATAGCTGTAAGTATAGCATCAAATCTTACAAATATGCTTGCAGGACTTAATGGTATAGAAACAGGACTAGGTGTAATAGCACTTACAAGTCTTACACTTTCATGTATAATAATGAATAAGTATGATGTTGCAATCATATCTTTTTCTATGCTCGGAGCACTTGTAGCATTCCTATTTTATAACAGATATCCTGCTAATGTATTTCCAGGAGATGTTGGAACACTTATAATAGGTGCATCTATTGCAATAATAGCATTTATTGGACGTGTTAAAATAATAGCATTCATAGTTCTAATTCCAAATATTATAGATGGAATATTAAAACTTAAAAGTGCAGGTGTAATGGAACGTCAAAACCATAAACCAACAATAGTAAAAGAAGATGGGATACTCATAGCACCAAGTGGAGGATTTAACTCCTTAATTAGATCTGTACTTAAAAAGCCAATGCGAGAAAAACAAGTAGTTCACATAATATGGTTAATAGGACTACTATTCGGACTTTTAGGAATTATAATTGCATATCTAAGTAAAGGAATGCTAATTTAA
- a CDS encoding resolvase, producing the protein MSSKIHVNKTLTSRLIIEILDNNPDLEEIECPQSLYERTSETYLDALGELGIKISVIEQRGRPKKYDENLKSQINSMIDEGLNPKAIAKRLHIDVKTVYYLKNKKLKQGLKSKYSDETKREIFELRENDVSVKTISSLLDIPVRTIYYILKNDKKNNPNIEGEN; encoded by the coding sequence ATGAGTTCAAAAATACATGTTAATAAAACCTTAACATCACGACTTATTATTGAGATACTCGATAATAATCCTGATCTTGAAGAAATTGAATGTCCACAAAGTCTATATGAAAGAACATCAGAAACATATCTAGATGCACTAGGAGAACTAGGTATAAAAATTTCAGTAATAGAACAACGAGGACGTCCAAAAAAATACGATGAAAATCTAAAATCACAAATAAATAGCATGATTGATGAAGGACTAAATCCTAAAGCAATAGCTAAAAGATTACATATAGATGTAAAAACAGTATACTATCTGAAAAATAAGAAACTAAAACAAGGTCTAAAATCTAAGTATTCAGATGAAACCAAACGTGAAATCTTTGAACTACGAGAAAATGATGTATCAGTAAAAACCATATCATCACTTCTTGATATACCAGTACGTACCATCTATTATATTCTAAAAAATGATAAGAAAAATAATCCCAATATAGAAGGAGAAAACTAA